The following proteins are encoded in a genomic region of Brachypodium distachyon strain Bd21 chromosome 1, Brachypodium_distachyon_v3.0, whole genome shotgun sequence:
- the LOC100829935 gene encoding UPF0613 protein PB24D3.06c isoform X2, which translates to MTSPAPTSSWFSSLTRTASGTPSSSAMPPAGGVASAPVTLPDTPTAVGGKGGVVPIVAAAGAGARKKQLHGTLFKYGPKSANVAFRTGDFNHQVIFIGGLTDGLLATDYLEPLSLALEVEKWSLVQPLLSSSYIGYGISSLEQDALELDQLIGYLINKENSEGVILLGHSTGCQDIVHYMRTNLACSKAVSGVILQAPVSDREYRATLPETAEMIDLASKMISEGRGMDLMPREANSDAPITAYRFHSLCAYMGDDDMFSSDLSEDQLRQRLGHMSTTQCQFFIRRLFFQWGMNMFQNMLIRRHS; encoded by the exons ATGACCTCGCCGGCTCCCACCTCCTCCTGGTTCTCCAGCCTAACGCGCACCGCATCTGGCACTCCCTCCTCCTCAGCCATGCctcccgccggcggcgtcgcctCCGCCCCGGTCACCCTCCCCGACACACCCACCGCCGTGGGCGGCAAGGGTGGTGTCGTTCCTATTGTAGCCGCCGCAGGCGCAGGCGCGCGCAAGAAGCAGCTCCATGGCACGCTGTTCAAGTACGGGCCCAAGTCCGCTAAT GTCGCATTCAGAACTGGTGATTTTAATCATCAGGTGATCTTTATTGGTGGTTTGACAGATGGACTCTTAGCAACTGA CTACTTGGAACCATTATCACTTGCCTTGGAGGTTGAGAAATGGTCACTGGTACAACCGTTACTTTCTTCATCATATATTGGATATGGAATTTCCAGCTTGGAGCAA GATGCATTGGAACTAGATCAGCTCATTGGTTACTTGATAAATAAAGAAAATTCAGAAGGAGTAATATTACTCGGTCACAGTACTGGTTGCCAG GATATTGTGCATTACATGCGGACAAACTTAGCATGTTCCAAAGCAGTTTCGGGGGTAATTTTGCAG GCTCCAGTAAGTGACAGGGAGTATAGGGCAACTCTCCCAGAAACAGCAGAAATGATAGATCTGGCCTCAAAAATGATTAGTGAGGGTCGTGGAATGGACTTGATGCCGAGAGAAGCAAATTCAGATGCTCCAATTACTGCCTACAG GTTCCACTCCCTTTGTGCATATATGGGTGATGATGACATGTTCAGTTCTGATCTTAGTGAAGATCAGCTGAGGCAGAGACTTGGTCATATGTCAACCACACAATGCCAg TTCTTTATCCGCAGATTATTTTTTCAATGGGGGATGAATATGTTCCAGAATATGTTGATAAGAAGGCACTCGTAA
- the LOC100829935 gene encoding UPF0613 protein PB24D3.06c isoform X1, producing the protein MTSPAPTSSWFSSLTRTASGTPSSSAMPPAGGVASAPVTLPDTPTAVGGKGGVVPIVAAAGAGARKKQLHGTLFKYGPKSANVAFRTGDFNHQVIFIGGLTDGLLATDYLEPLSLALEVEKWSLVQPLLSSSYIGYGISSLEQDALELDQLIGYLINKENSEGVILLGHSTGCQDIVHYMRTNLACSKAVSGVILQAPVSDREYRATLPETAEMIDLASKMISEGRGMDLMPREANSDAPITAYRFHSLCAYMGDDDMFSSDLSEDQLRQRLGHMSTTQCQIIFSMGDEYVPEYVDKKALVNRLCQALGGAEKVEIEWGDHALSNRVQEAVRAIVDFVKREGPKGWDDPWS; encoded by the exons ATGACCTCGCCGGCTCCCACCTCCTCCTGGTTCTCCAGCCTAACGCGCACCGCATCTGGCACTCCCTCCTCCTCAGCCATGCctcccgccggcggcgtcgcctCCGCCCCGGTCACCCTCCCCGACACACCCACCGCCGTGGGCGGCAAGGGTGGTGTCGTTCCTATTGTAGCCGCCGCAGGCGCAGGCGCGCGCAAGAAGCAGCTCCATGGCACGCTGTTCAAGTACGGGCCCAAGTCCGCTAAT GTCGCATTCAGAACTGGTGATTTTAATCATCAGGTGATCTTTATTGGTGGTTTGACAGATGGACTCTTAGCAACTGA CTACTTGGAACCATTATCACTTGCCTTGGAGGTTGAGAAATGGTCACTGGTACAACCGTTACTTTCTTCATCATATATTGGATATGGAATTTCCAGCTTGGAGCAA GATGCATTGGAACTAGATCAGCTCATTGGTTACTTGATAAATAAAGAAAATTCAGAAGGAGTAATATTACTCGGTCACAGTACTGGTTGCCAG GATATTGTGCATTACATGCGGACAAACTTAGCATGTTCCAAAGCAGTTTCGGGGGTAATTTTGCAG GCTCCAGTAAGTGACAGGGAGTATAGGGCAACTCTCCCAGAAACAGCAGAAATGATAGATCTGGCCTCAAAAATGATTAGTGAGGGTCGTGGAATGGACTTGATGCCGAGAGAAGCAAATTCAGATGCTCCAATTACTGCCTACAG GTTCCACTCCCTTTGTGCATATATGGGTGATGATGACATGTTCAGTTCTGATCTTAGTGAAGATCAGCTGAGGCAGAGACTTGGTCATATGTCAACCACACAATGCCAg ATTATTTTTTCAATGGGGGATGAATATGTTCCAGAATATGTTGATAAGAAGGCACTCGTAAACAG ACTATGTCAGGCACTGGGAGGTGCAGAGAAAGTTGAAATAGAATGGGGAGACCATGCTCTCTCCAACAGGGTGCAAGAGGCAGTTCGGGCAATTGTCGATTTCGTTAAGAGGGAAGGACCTAAAGGATGGGACGATCCATGGAGCTAG
- the LOC100838252 gene encoding adenylate isopentenyltransferase 5, chloroplastic, with translation MSLYLAPATAAAAAAVATAAVATFPRRLVLPPSIDIRRHHPELRETMSPPPPLPPPLLGGSSRRMPAGAKHKAVVVLGATGTGKTRLAVDLALRFGGEVINSDKIQLYAGLDVATNKAGAEERAGVPHHLLGVVPRPDAEFTPADFRREARRAADAVTARGRVPVVAGGSNSYVEALVGDREFGERYECCFLWVDVQLPVLHGFVGRRVDDMLRRGLLEEVAAAFDRQRMDYSRGIWRAIGVPELDAYLRCGGEEGERERLLGIAVEEIKSNTRRLSCRQRGKIQRLARLWAPRVARVDATDAFRLRGAAADQAWDRLVAAPCADAVRAFLLHDHRHLAAVQNFNVFAPPAAAAAVV, from the coding sequence ATGTCACTCTACTTAGCGCCGGCCACggcagccgctgccgccgccgtcgccaccgcAGCAGTCGCCACTTTCCCAAGGAGGCTCGTCCTGCCGCCTTCGATCGACATCAGGCGGCACCACCCGGAGCTCCGCGAAAccatgtcgccgccgccgccgttgccgccgccgcttctaggcggcagcagcaggcggaTGCCGGCGGGCGCGAAGCACAAGGCCGTGGTGGTTCTGGGCGCGACGGGGACCGGCAAGACCCGGCTCGCCGTGGACCTCGCCCTGCGGTTCGGCGGCGAGGTGATCAACTCGGACAAGATCCAGCTCTACGCGGGGCTCGACGTGGCCACCAACaaggccggcgccgaggagcgCGCCGGGGTGCCGCACCACCTGCTGGGCGTCGTGCCGCGCCCGGACGCCGAATTCACGCCCGCCGACTTCCGCCGCGAggcgcgccgcgccgcggaCGCGGTCACCGCGCGCGGCCGGGTGCCCGTCGTGGCGGGGGGATCCAACTCCTACGTGGAGGCGCTCGTGGGGGACAGGGAATTTGGGGAGAGATACGAGTGCTGCTTCCTCTGGGTGGACGTCCAGCTCCCGGTCCTCCACGGCTTCGTGGGACGCCGCGTCGACGACATGCTCCGCCGCGGGCTCCTGGAGGAAGTGGCCGCCGCGTTCGACCGGCAACGCATGGACTACTCGCGTGGCATCTGGCGTGCCATTGGCGTCCCGGAGCTGGACGCGTACCTGCGCTgcggtggagaagaaggggagagggagaggctgCTGGGCATTGCCGTGGAGGAGATCAAGAGCAACACGAGGCGGCTGTCGTGCAGGCAGCGTGGCAAGATCCAGCGGCTGGCGAGGCTGTGGGCGCCGCGCGTGGCGCGCGTGGACGCCACGGACGCGTTCCGGCTGCGGGGCGCCGCGGCCGACCAGGCCTGGgaccggctcgtcgccgcgccCTGCGCCGACGCCGTGCGCGCGTTCCTGCTGCACGATCATCGGCATCTCGCCGCGGTTCAGAACTTCAACGTCTTCGCTCCTccggctgctgccgccgccgtcgtgtGA
- the LOC100829325 gene encoding nitrate regulatory gene2 protein has translation MGCGQSKEDAEGAVARCRERKHLLRAAVEARYALSGAHAGHAAALRNVGAALSDYATGEAHDGGALLRHSASAAAVMSHGPGAGAQAAALALPPPPPPPPPPPGRAEEDAPALVRSMSAPDLPLEPAIRKKPSGEAPIMEEEEDGDAEGEDARRPAEVEPPPPPPPPPTTQLPPPTRSPPSLPPDAGHKAAAPQGASWDEFFFGSQDGIPIPPPTLGGSTTTAASWAAERAEAPAPPPPPPETEEQPLPPPPVPAAAAASEDVAQGKKPVVEPVARRALTQKAARRGDGKKGRTVVVVPPQAARLGDILHELDDHFLKASDSAHEVSKMLEAARMHYHSNFAETRGFVDHSARVMQVITWNRSFKGIPQPENVKNELDDDEGETHATVLEKLLAWEKKLSHEVKEFEVIKMEYQQKLAVLNKKKQRGASSSSLEKSKSAASHLHTKYVVDLQTMESTIAEINRLRDQQLYPKLLELVNGMWQMWDKMYGHHKAQLKIILELKSFDISVAARETSDQHNDRTVQLWHIVQEWHTQYDKFMTYQKQYVGSLYSWIKLNVIPIDTNLKPNSSQPVETTPPIKRLLHAWHDILGKLPDDAAKKAIHTFAEVVHTILLHQDDEMKLSIKIQETRKDYERKKRQFEDWAQRYMEKRAGIPHEAGNPDGTRADPLAERKVAVERLELVLKDLEEQYKKQCRVVREKSLSLLRTNLPELFRVVSEFSLQSAAMLKGLWSIMSTNDQLDD, from the exons ATGGGGTGCGGGCAGTCCAAGGAGGACGCGGAGGGCGCGGTGGCGAGGTGCCGGGAGCGGAAGCACCTGCTGCGGGCGGCCGTCGAGGCGCGGTACGCGCTGTCGGGGGCGCACGCGGGCCACGCCGCCGCACTCAGGAACGTCGGCGCCGCGCTCTCCGACTACGCCACCGGCGAGGcgcacgacggcggcgcgctgcTGCGCcactccgcctccgccgccgcggtcaTGTCCCACGGCccaggcgccggcgcccaggccgccgcgctcgcgctccctccgcccccgccgccgcctccgccgccgcccgggcgGGCCGAGGAGGACGCCCCGGCGCTCGTCAGGTCCATGAGCGCGCCCGACCTGCCGCTCGAGCCGGCTATCAGGAAGAAGCCCTCCGGCGAGGCGCCCatcatggaggaggaggaggacggcgacgcGGAGGGCGAGGACGCGCGGCGTCCGGCCGAGGTGGAACCCCCGccccccccgccgccgccgcctacgaCGCAGCTGCCGCCTCCCACGCGTTCCCCGCCCTCCCTGCCGCCGGACGCGGGCCACAAGGCCGCGGCGCCGCAGGGTGCTTCGTGGGACGAGTTCTTTTTCGGCTCCCAGGACGGCATACCCATCCCGCCGCCCACGCTGGGAGGATCCACCACAACCGCCGCCTCGTGGGCCGCCGAGCGGGCGGAGGCccccgcgcctcctccaccaccaccagagACAGAGGAGCAgcctctgcctccgccgccagtgccagcggctgctgctgcttctgaaGACGTAGCCCAGGGTAAGAAGCCGGTGGTGGAGCCCGTGGCGCGGCGGGCGTTGACGCAGAAGGCCGCGAGGAGGGGGGATGGCAAGAAAGGCAggacggtggtggtggtgccgcCGCAGGCGGCAAGGCTCGGCGATATCCTGCACGAACTTGATGATCACTTTCTCAAGGCATCGGACAGCGCGCACGAGGTGTCCAAAATGCTCGAGGCGGCGCGGATGCATTACCACTCCAACTTCGCCGAAACGAGAG GATTTGTCGATCATTCTGCCAGAGTGATGCAAGTTATCACTTGGAATCGCTCATTTAAAGGCATACCACAACCAGAAAACGTGAAGAATGAATTGGACGATGATGAAGGGGAAACACACGCTACGGTTCTCGAGAAACTGCTTGCATGGGAGAAAAAACTATCCCATGAAGTAAAG GAGTTTGAGGTCATCAAAATGGAATATCAACAAAAGCTAGCTGTCCTgaacaagaagaagcagcGTGGTGCCAGTTCTTCATCACTTGAGAAGAGCAAATCTGCTGCTAGTCACTTGCACACAAAATATGTAGTTGATTTACAAACAATGGAGTCTACAATTGCAGAAATTAACCGACTGAGAGATCAACAACTATACCCAAAACTTCTTGAACTTGTGAACGG GATGTGGCAAATGTGGGACAAAATGTATGGGCACCACAAAGCGCAGCTGAAGATCATCTTAGAGCTCAAATCGTTCGACATCTCGGTTGCTGCACGGGAGACAAGTGATCAACACAATGATCGGACAGTGCAGCTGTGGCACATCGTTCAGGAGTGGCACACACAGTACGACAAGTTCATGACATATCAGAAGCAGTACGTTGGGAGCCTCTATAGCTGGATCAAGCTGAATGTTATTCCCATCGATACCAACCTGAAGCCTAACTCGTCCCAACCGGTTGAGACCACACCTCCGATCAAGAGGCTCCTACATGCTTGGCACGATATCCTCGGGAAGCTCCCTGATGATGCTGCAAAGAAGGCCATACACACGTTCGCCGAAGTGGTACACACGATCCTATTGCACCAGGACGACGAAATGAAGCTGAGCATAAAGATTCAGGAGACCAGGAAGGACtatgagaggaagaagaggcaaTTCGAGGACTGGGCGCAGAGGTATATGGAGAAAAGAGCAGGTATCCCTCATGAGGCCGGCAATCCCGACGGGACACGTGCCGATCCGCTGGCGGAACGGAAGGTCGCCGTGGAGAGGTTGGAGCTTGTGCTGAAGGACCTGGAAGAGCAGTACAAGAAGCAATGCAGGGTGGTCAGGGAGAAGTCTCTCAGCCTCCTCCGGACGAACCTGCCAGAGCTGTTCCGCGTCGTGTCGGAGTTCTCCCTTCAGTCGGCTGCAATGCTCAAGGGCCTGTGGTCGATCATGAGCACAAACGACCAGTTGGATGATTGA